In Bacillales bacterium, the genomic window AACTCGATTTCATCGCCGCAAGTCGTCTCCACTTCCACTTCGATGCTTTCGATCTCATGTTCCTCTAACTGTTCAGCAATTTTTTTCAACCAATCGTCATGACGATGTCCCATTATCCTTCTCCCTTTCTTTTTGTAGTCGATGAATCATTTTTTCATATTCCTTTGCCGTCCATCCCATCGGCCCCGGCGGATGAAACCGGTACCTGTCAAGGTCTACTTGTTTAATGCCACTGTCCTTCGAAGGCGCTCGGGATGAACGGACACGATCGATTTTACTTCCGAACCGGCGGTCTTCGACGCGCTGCGGGTTCGTTTTGTCGTCCGACATCTTCTCATCTCCCCCTTCATCATCGGACAGCCGTGGAATCGTGGGTCTTCACGTTTTCATAAATCTCCTCGAAATCGTTCAAAATCGCCGTTTTCGATTGTTCTACGGCAATTACATTTTGCAAAGCGAGCAAAAATTTATCATCGTTCCACGCTTTTTTCTCGCGCAAATAATAGTTTTGCGCGATGGAAGCAAACAAGTGCGGAAATTGCAAATCCGTCCGCAATACACGAAACTCATCCTTATCCAGCGGACGTACCTTATCGTAGGCTCGCAGCATTTGAACACACAGCTCGCGGTCCCAAACGGAAAATTTCTTCATCACTTTGTCGAGCATCACCCGAATGTCACGCGTCGGCATATCTCTATTGACTGAACGCAGTTCTTTCATAAACGCTCGCCCGTCTTTCATCGTCAACCTGGCAAGGGTGAAATCTTGCTCGCAAAACATGCCGCTTTCAACGAATTTCTCCGTTTGTTCCTGAAAGTAAGGAGCGTCAAGCGCTTCAAACGCCGCCTTACCGCGTTTGATCATTTCCTCCGCATGCTGCATGAACAATCGCGAAAACGGATCGTTCCCAAAATGCCGAGCAATCGTTTGGAATCCTTGCAGCTGTTGAATTTTCCAGCGGTATAATTTTTCCCATTTGCCGAGACGCCGCCTCCGTTTCGCTCCCTCAGGCTTTTCATAACCTGCCGATTTTTCGTGAAACGCAGCTTTGAACGCCATCGCTTTTTGCAAATGGTCCGGATCGTAATAATTAAGCGGATCGCCTGTATGCCGCTCATACATCACAAAGCTGCCGCCTGCTTCTTTACCGTCAACGCACAAGTCGCCTTCGCTCGTTCTCGCCAGTTTCGCGATCGGCAGCCCGTTGTCGTGCAAATGTTGATGGGCACCGGCAATGAACAACATTTTCTCGAACGCTCGCGGTTCTTTTTTTAAAATCCAACGGTCTTCTCCGCTGTTGACCATCCACTGCATGCGTTCCCGCCGCTGCGAGACAAGCCACAACGTATCCGGAACGACCCCATACTGTTTCAAAATCTCTCTCACATGTTCATCGGTTAAGCTTCTCCTCTCCATCATTGCCGCCCCCCCTTTCCCGCAGACGCGCCTTCGTAAAGGACTAACAAATTTTGTGCGACGCTTTCCCAGCCATTGTGTTTTTCCGCGTATTTGCGTCCTTTTCGGCCCATTTGTTCCCTCAATGGTCCGTCATCCAACAAAACGTTGATCTTCTCGGCATAAGCGTCCGGATTCGTATAATCGTCGATCACATATCCGTTATCCCCTTCTTCAATCACTTCGCTGTTTCCGCCCCGGTTCGTTGTAATGATCGGAAGTCCCGCTGCCATTGCTTCATAATGAACCCTCGCAAGCGGTTCTTGCCATTGGGACGTGCATACGAACACATCAGACATCGTGTACAGTTTGTGAATGTCCGACGGCTTAACGAACTTAATAAACCGGACATGTTCGGGATACAAAGCCGCGAGTGTGTATAAAAATTTCACGTATTTGTTCACGGCGTTGTCGCCAAACCATTTCGACCCGACGAAAACGAGAACAGCATCAGGATGCTTGTTCACCACTTCCGGGATGGCTTGAAGCAGCAAATGCGGTCCTTTCACCTTGCTGAGCCTGC contains:
- a CDS encoding CotS family spore coat protein encodes the protein MMERRSLTDEHVREILKQYGVVPDTLWLVSQRRERMQWMVNSGEDRWILKKEPRAFEKMLFIAGAHQHLHDNGLPIAKLARTSEGDLCVDGKEAGGSFVMYERHTGDPLNYYDPDHLQKAMAFKAAFHEKSAGYEKPEGAKRRRRLGKWEKLYRWKIQQLQGFQTIARHFGNDPFSRLFMQHAEEMIKRGKAAFEALDAPYFQEQTEKFVESGMFCEQDFTLARLTMKDGRAFMKELRSVNRDMPTRDIRVMLDKVMKKFSVWDRELCVQMLRAYDKVRPLDKDEFRVLRTDLQFPHLFASIAQNYYLREKKAWNDDKFLLALQNVIAVEQSKTAILNDFEEIYENVKTHDSTAVR
- a CDS encoding glycosyltransferase family 4 protein, with the translated sequence PQSAGKVTTVRSGVALHTFEPLWSENGRHIREEMRRELNLEGRKVILFVGRLSKVKGPHLLLQAIPEVVNKHPDAVLVFVGSKWFGDNAVNKYVKFLYTLAALYPEHVRFIKFVKPSDIHKLYTMSDVFVCTSQWQEPLARVHYEAMAAGLPIITTNRGGNSEVIEEGDNGYVIDDYTNPDAYAEKINVLLDDGPLREQMGRKGRKYAEKHNGWESVAQNLLVLYEGASAGKGGRQ